DNA from Victivallaceae bacterium:
TAGAAGATTTATGAGAAATAGATTTTTTCGCTGCCTTTTTATGAGAACATGCTTTCACTGCAACTTTTTTAGCAGGAACCTTTACGACTCTTTTAGTTATGGCTTTTTTAGCAACGCTTTTTCTGACGACTTTTTTAGCCGAAGCGACTTTTCTAACGGGAGCCTTTTTGACAGAAATCTTTTTAATGACTTTCTTAGCTACAGTTTTTTTAGCAACGCTTTTTCTGACGACTTTTTTAGCCGAAGCGATTTTTCTAACAGGAGCCTTTTTAGCAGAAGTCTTTTTAACAACTCTCTTAGCTACGGCCTTTTTAGCAACGCTTTTTCTGACGACTTTTTTAGCCGAAGCGACTTTTCTAACAGGAGCCTTTTTGGTGGGAGTCTTTTTAACGACTCTTTTAACTACGGCTTTTTTAATGATCTTTTTAGCCGTAACTTTCTTTACCGCTCTTTTAG
Protein-coding regions in this window:
- a CDS encoding histone H1-like repetitive region-containing protein; this translates as MLEIRKKKSPSRKLSDKKSDTKKVAKRAVKKVTAKKIIKKAVVKRVVKKTPTKKAPVRKVASAKKVVRKSVAKKAVAKRVVKKTSAKKAPVRKIASAKKVVRKSVAKKTVAKKVIKKISVKKAPVRKVASAKKVVRKSVAKKAITKRVVKVPAKKVAVKACSHKKAAKKSISHKSSKRVQTKLSMHNASSSNKPCCNKGVGKSSSKTCNSKTHRTTGKHHSGNKVRTAENWKRHLMSLIGK